The proteins below are encoded in one region of Lactuca sativa cultivar Salinas chromosome 3, Lsat_Salinas_v11, whole genome shotgun sequence:
- the LOC111898519 gene encoding abscisic acid 8'-hydroxylase CYP707A2: MELITFVFCSSFFILLSTLFLFKSFFTSAARRKNLPLPPGTLGWPYIGETFQLYSQNPNVFFASKVKKYGSIFKTHVLGCRCVMISSPAAAKLVLVTKSHLFKPTFPASKERMLGKQAIFFHQGDYHSKLRRLVLRAFTHESIKNIIPDIESIAVQSLRGWEDQQLINTFQEMKTFTFNVALLSIFGKDEVLYREDLKRCYYILEKGYNSMPVNLPGTLFNKSMKARRELAQILAKILSLRRESNKEEHKDLLASFMEEKEGLTDEQIADNIIGVIFAARDTTASVLTWIVKYLAENPTVLQAVTEEQEEIMKGKDDKALTWADTKKMPITSRVIQETLRVASILSFTFREAVEDVEFEGYLIPKGWKVLPLFRNIHHSPENFTEPEKFDPSRFEVAPKPNTFMPFGNGTHSCPGNELAKLEILVLIHHMTTKYRWSMVGPQNEIHYAPFALPQNGLPIRLFPKKQL; the protein is encoded by the exons ATGGAACTCATTACCTTCGTCTTCTGCTCTTCTTTCTTTATCCTTCTTTCAACTCTCTTTCTCTTCAAATCTTTCTTCACCTCCGCAGCTCGCCGGAAAAACCTCCCTCTTCCTCCCGGAACACTCGGTTGGCCTTATATTGGCGAGACCTTCCAACTCTACTCGCAAAACCCAAATGTCTTCTTCGCTTCCAAAGTCAAAAA GTATGGTTCGATCTTTAAAACCCATGTTTTGGGTTGTCGGTGTGTCATGATTTCAAGCCCGGCGGCTGCTAAGCTTGTGCTTGTTACCAAATCTCATCTTTTTAAGCCTACATTCCCTGCTAGCAAAGAGAGAATGCTCGGAAAACAAGCAATTTTCTTCCACCAAGGTGATTACCATTCCAAATTGAGACGTCTTGTTCTCCGAGCATTCACCCATGAATCCATCAAAAACATCATCCCTGATATCGAATCCATCGCCGTCCAATCACTCCGAGGATGGGAAGACCAACAACTCATCAACACTTTTCAGGAAATGAAAACA TTCACATTCAATGTTGCATTGCTTTCAATTTTCGGGAAAGATGAGGTGCTATACAGAGAGGATCTCAAGAGATGTTATTACATTCTTGAAAAAGGGTACAATTCGATGCCGGTTAATCTTCCCGGAACACTCTTCAACAAATCAATGAAGGCGAGGAGGGAATTAGCACAGATCCTGGCGAAGATTCTTTCTTTGAGAAGGGAAAGCAACAAAGAAGAACATAAGGATTTATTGGCTTCGTTCATGGAAGAGAAGGAAGGCCTCACCGACGAACAAATCGCCGACAACATCATCGGCGTCATCTTCGCCGCCAGGGACACCACCGCTAGTGTCTTGACATGGATCGTCAAGTACTTGGCTGAAAATCCCACTGTCCTACAAGCTGTCACT GAAGAACAAGAGGAGATAATGAAGGGGAAAGATGACAAGGCTTTGACTTGGGCAGATACCAAGAAAATGCCCATAACTTCAAGAGTCATTCAAGAGACCCTCCGAGTTGCTTCTATCTTGTCTTTTACCTTCAGAGAAGCTGTCGAAGATGTTGAATTTGAAG GGTACCTTATTCCAAAAGGATGGAAGGTATTGCCACTCTTTAGAAACATCCACCATAGTCCCGAAAACTTCACGGAGCCAGAGAAGTTTGACCCGTCAAGATTCGAG GTGGCACCAAAGCCCAATACATTTATGCCATTTGGCAATGGGACCCACTCATGTCCAGGAAACGAGCTAGCCAAGTTGGAGATACTAGTGCTTATACATCATATGACCACAAAGTACAG ATGGTCGATGGTTGGCCCACAAAATGAAATTCATTATGCCCCATTTGCCCTTCCCCAAAATGGCTTGCCCATAAGACTCTTTCCCAAGAAACAACTGTAA